CCATTCACATTGTCTCTTGTCTGCGACAACGCCGGCTCCTCAGTGGAAAACATCGACTTTATCGATTCAGATTCTTTTTCTACCTTCGTACTTCACTTCATTGTCTCTCAAGGCGATAAGTGATTTCCAGTTTTGCCAGCAAAAATGGCGGTCAAGGCTGGAAATGCTCGATTTTATTCGTGGTTGACACTTGGCTATGAAATCAAGACTTGGATTTGTTTTGGTGTTGATGCTGCTCGGCGGCTTGAATTTTGGATTCAAGACACGCGGAAATCAGTCTCCAGACCTCAGTACGCCCCAAAAAAGCTTTGCCGCGTTTGTGGATATCTTGAAGTCCGGCGATGCTGCAGCATTGGAAAAAGTGGCCACACGCACCGGACAAGTATCTTTGGATGCCCTTTCAGATGGCGAAAATGTCAATGATGGCCTGACAGAGCTTGGCAAGGAATTGGAAGCATCCAAACCCAAGTGGGAAGAAATCACCGAAGACATCTATTTTGTAAGCGCGAGCATCGGTGAAAAAGTCCATAAAATGGAATTCACCAAGGAAGAGCCCGGATGGATGCTGTATCACTGGCAAATCGGCGGCGGCGCACATGAGGGTGAAAATCAACCCGAGCCAGGCGATTGGTAAGATTGCTATCGCAAACCATCCGTCTTCAACTTGCCGTATCTGAGGCAGGAATCGCCTCCAAGACAATTCTAAACCCAAGCCAAGTCGCAGGTCTTTCATAGGAATTGACACTCTCGATGGTGCAATCATCGGAACGGTGATTCCAACTTCCGCCTTTGGCAACGCCAAACTCGGCGACCATTTCGGCAACATTTCCAGTGAGATTGTAAAATCCAGAAGGATCGGCCCAATAAGCATCAACCGGAGCTGTGATCATATAGCCTTCATAGTCCTTGCCGATTCCGCCTGCATATCCTGCAAAATCACCTTTCCCGACTTTGTGGTTGAAAATGAACCTTCCGCGGTGATCGCGCGGATAGTGATAACCTCCAGGATAACTCGTTCCATGGTGCCGCTCCCCCCCTGCTGCTGCCATCCATTCTGCCTCCGTGGGAAGCCGAAACCGATAACCCGATGGAACACTACCATCTGCGGTTTTCATTTTCAGCACCTTGCCATATTTGACAGTCATCCAATCACAAAATGCGTTTGCAGCTGCATGGCTGATGCCGACCACGGGATACGTGGAGAAGGCGTAATGCTGAAAATAATACTTCGCGTAGGGATCGTTGAATCCAGTGGTAAGCCAAACAGTGGAATCAGGCTTCATTTCCAGCATCTTTTCCTGTGGGATTTCGGCCAGAAACTGCTTGTAACGCGCTTGGGAAACTTCGTATTTGGACATCCAAATGCCTGATGGAAGGGCGACCATTTCCTTTTTGGCATCAAATTCCGGGTACTTGGATAGATTTTTCGCAGCAAAAAGCAAAAGACAAGCCGGGAGCAGGAGCAATAACTTCTTCATTGGATTCTAATTTGGAATTGTCTGATTACAAAGACCAAACAGTAACACAAGAAAAAGGCAAACCGAAGTCTGCCATTTATCATTTCTCGTCCACTGAAAATTTGTCAGTTGACCTTGATGAGTTCAATGTCGAAGATCAGCACCTCGTTCGGGCCGATGGTGGCACCCTGACCGCTCGCGCCGTAGGCGAGGTTGGAGGGTGAATAGAGGCGAACTTTGCCGCCCTCCTTCATCATCGGCAACATGATCTGCCAAGCCTGAATCACGCCATTGACGCCAAATGTAGCGGGTTGGCCGCGCTTGTAGGAGCTGTCAAATTCGGTGCCGTCGATCAATGTGCCACGGTAATGCGTGGTGACTTTGTCGGTTGCCTTGGGGCTGATGCCTGTGCCCTCGACGAGGACTTCGTATTGCAAGCCGTTGGGCAACACTTGGATGCCGGGCTTGATCTTGTTTTGGGCGAGGAATTCCTCTCCTTTTTTGAGATTGGCGTTTGCTTTGGCGTTTTTCTCAGCATTGGCCTTGGCCTGCTGCGCCACTTGATAGGCTGTCAACACGGCGCGTGCATCGGCATCGCTCAATGTGGTCGGCTTGCTTTCCATGGCGTCTTTGAGACCTGCCATCAAAGTTTCAAGGTTCAGCTGAATGCCTTGCTTCTTGAAATCGTTGCCGATGTTCATGCCGACGGCGTAGCCGAGGCTGTCAGCTTTGGTTTTAAGTGGAATGGCCTTTTGCGCCATCGCCATTCCGGCACCAAGGCCAAAAAGGATCACCAATGTTACTATCTGCTTCATGTTTCTTGACTTTTTTTCTTGGTAAAGCAGGCAAATGTAATGCCAATTTTGGGGAATTGGAAAGAGGAGGCAGGGCATACATTCCATTTCAGCAAAAGTATCTGCATTACCTCCTCCGGTATTCATTCGACCAAACTCGGTTTCCAAGGCAATCCAATCTTAATCCAAGGTGCTTAATTTACAATCAGCTTCTGGGATACGGATTTATCTCCTGACTGGAATCGGATGATGTAAATACCCGCCGAAAGCATACGTGTATCCAACACAAAACAAGGTGAAGTAGCGGAGCCAAATTGCTGCCTAATTGGAATTTGCAAATTTCTTCCCTGAGCATCCCAAAGCGCAAGGGCAGCAATGGCGTTGGGGTCGGCATTTTGAATATTCACCCAAACGACTTCATTTGCAGGTGAAGGATATGCGAGCATTGTGATTCGGTTTTCAAGTGATGCAGCAAAACGTTCCAAGCTTCCGTCATTCAAAAGGTCTGACTCGTGCCACTTATTCGTTTCACAAGTTGCTACTTGACTATCGAATTCGTCACGTTCAAAGACCAAGTTCATCGCATTGGCTTCCGCTTCGACATAACAATCCGCATAGTCCAGGTACGACTGAAACCCTGACATTGACATAGAGATCAAACTATCCAAGCGTGTCAAAGTTGTGTCCATAAAGCCTTGCGTATGCTTAAACATGGCTTCATCCAAGCTTTGCAAGAAAGTGCTCACAGCATCATCATATAGCTGCGCCGACAAAATCGTTTGAATAGCGATGATATTGGAATCATTCGAAATACTATTGATGGATTCTAGTGTGCTGATTTTGCCACTCGCACAAGCACCATTAAATGCGGTTTTCGAGAGGCTCATGAGCAACCCATTCAAATACTGCTCCTCCTCAGTAGGTTCATTTGGAAATGCACCAGCAATTTCTTCAAACAGCTCCAAAGCAGTAAGATCGTTTTGCGTAGAGTCAACAAGCTCAAGGTAACCGATAGCCTTGCGCATTGCAGAATCCAAAGGAATATCAACAAAACTCTTTGTCGTAATCGTTCCGCATTCTCCGCAGCTTCGCAACGTGCTTCCCGGCAATCCCGTGTTTGAATATGCGCAACTCGGTGCGGCAGCAGGGTTTGTATCATCAAAATAGACTGGGTACAACTGACCATTATTGAGGTTGGCCACAAGATAGTCTGTGTTGTAGCTCGGCGCTATTCCCGTCGCGGACCCGGTTGTATTCCAATGGTTTCTCAGTGCCTTGAGTGTCGCAGAAGTGGTTCCCGGCAAGGCCATGTAACCATAGATATCGCGGTTTGCATTGAGTTGATTGGGAACCAAGTCGTTTTTTCCAAAATATAGATCGATCAATCGTGGAAAAAGAGCGGCAACTGAATACTTGTTTCCGACAGAAACATGCTGGCTTCCAGCGGAGTACAAAGCATCATTGAGCATGAGTCTGGCTCCAAATGCCACGACAATTCCGGCTTCTGAATTATTGCTTGTACTGCTGCATTTCGAATACAGGCTACCTGGACCGGAAAAACGCAAACCGTACACGTTAAAATCAGACTCAGAGGCATGAAAATACAAATCGCCTCCCGTTGACTTGAATTCTATCCCTTGTTCGTTGTTTTCAAACGAACACATCTGCACCCGAGACAATACTGAAGCTGCGTCTTGCTGATACCCGATGGTATTGTTCTGAAAATCACACGAAATCATGTTTACGCCTCGTGTATGTACCTGCAACCCAACTTCACAATCATGAAATTCACAATTCATAAGTTGGAGAATCGACCCTTGATTCCACATTTGGTAGGCGGTTATACCTTTAAATGCCCCGGAAACCTCCACGTCACGAATCTCATGGATAGCTTGACCATGTACATAAATCCCGTTGTGTTTGCCAACCGTGCCATCCAACGCGACATGCAAATTGTCCAAAATGAAGGCGGCATCTGCAGTACTGATACTGGCACCCGGTCCCATGCGAATAGTGCCGTCATGCAAATTTAAATGGGCAAGACTGGTTTCTGGCTGTATATGTGCTCCCGGCTTGACATACAAAATAGGGTCTGACTTGCTGCTTCCCTGCAAAGCGATTCCCGTATTGGCTCCACAGGTGATGTTGGGCCCTGCATTTGAATTGCCCCAAACGACATGCCCTGACCCTGTAAAGGTGAATACGGCATTGTCTTTTAAAATCAAATTTCCATCAATTTCCAAAACGGCGTCGTTCCCTGCAAGCTCAATCTCGGCACCTACGTCAAGGATAAGGTTCGCTCCACTTTCAATCTTTAGACGCGAATGGTTATTGATCAAAAGATGGCCAGAATTTGAGGCATTTGGACCACCTAAAATCATCGTGCTCCCATGATTGAGCGCGACATCTGCATGCATAGCGACAGCTTGATCGCCAATCACGACATTCCCACCGTCATCCACCAGCACAGTCAGTTCACCACAAAGGTCGGCTTGCATCGTCGAATTGGATGCTGGACGGTCGGTTGAATAGTTTCCATATTGGAATTTGAATGGGAGATTTTTGTTGAAGAAAAGTGATGTGCCGCCTGAAATATGGATAGGATCACTCAAATAGGTACTCCCATTCTGTGTGGCGGTCGCCAAATTGTAATCGTGGTAGGGGAAGGCATACAAGGACTTGATGTCACGCTCATGCTCAAAAAGCATCGACCAAAGTGTTCCCGAGTATGAATAATTTTCAATACCCTGGATTTCATCACCGCTAAACCCATCATAGTTCCCGTTGGGGAAGTTCTCGACATGGCCAACAACACGGTTTTGATCAAATACCTCCCGGATTTTTGCACGGTCCTCACAACCTCTCCACCTTATGATATTCTTGTAAAACCCTTGAATACTTTCAATTTGATTGTTGGGAGCGTTGTTGTCTCCCTCAATGATGGCTAGACAAATATCTTCAAACGACAACGATACCTTGTCCTCCTTGTCGTTTGCCCACAAATGTGGTATCGATGTTGGATTACGGTCATTGTACTGATTGGAAGTTGGGGGCACGGTCCAGTTCGAGAATTTGTCAGCACCATCCCAGAGATCAAATACGGCGCAGGCAACTTTGTATTCACTTCGAAATCCTTGGCCACTAGCCGTACCAGCGTCATCAACTAAGTGCTCCAAACTACGCTTCCCATAGTAATCTGACTCATTATCCCAATTACGATTTGAATTGTCAACGATCATGGAAAATGCTTGTACCCAACCTTCATTCCAAGCAAGTCTTGGATTTGACATACAGGGAAAACAATGCCCTGGAGCAGTTTGGCTCAATGGCTCCGTAAAGCATTTGCCTTGGAGCTGCCACATGACAAAATGTCCAAATTCATGCCATGGTGTATTTTCAGTTGTGCCGCCAGTATGGTGGAGCAAAATATTTGGTTCTGGACGGTTGATCAAATAGTACACGACACCAACAGTTGAACCAATAATTGCCGCCGTGGCTACTTGAGCTGCCTGAATCATCGGAAAGCCACAATAGGTATTGGGGATAAATCTGCAACTAGTCACATTTACTTCGGCTCTGATCACCAATCCATTTTCGAGTGTAACACCAGAATTTGTATTCACGTAGCGATAGGCCATTTGGGCAAGGTGTACAGCCCTGAATGATCCGCGATACACCATCAACTGCCCAAAATTGAGAGGGCTCATAACATTTCCATTGTTATAAGCCCAATCGACCGGTTGAGTGTCCTTGAAGCTTACAAGCCCATATACGATTGCTGTTTTTCCTTTGATGTCATATTCCT
This genomic stretch from Bacteroidota bacterium harbors:
- a CDS encoding FKBP-type peptidyl-prolyl cis-trans isomerase, translating into MAQKAIPLKTKADSLGYAVGMNIGNDFKKQGIQLNLETLMAGLKDAMESKPTTLSDADARAVLTAYQVAQQAKANAEKNAKANANLKKGEEFLAQNKIKPGIQVLPNGLQYEVLVEGTGISPKATDKVTTHYRGTLIDGTEFDSSYKRGQPATFGVNGVIQAWQIMLPMMKEGGKVRLYSPSNLAYGASGQGATIGPNEVLIFDIELIKVN
- a CDS encoding T9SS type A sorting domain-containing protein, which translates into the protein MKKTAVFIGILFFCFLGIANNSTPLFIRAISYEKDSIDGFLQIEFELVAFDSILVDSAYALDLPEDWTLLNPAEMNVIAMAADDTVRKTLLFQYPTSALPFYPIQMTFVVLTSPETEDFVTTISCIYFTPYNTVEIWSFADFINLPRTWYFPNSSSPTRVYIYEDSIPVSNIPSEYEPTEDWQENFQSIHMEGLAYAIPMLATHPDTLVLDTTDVNAPDSLSRWDNCGPGFRRYLGTITGQVLSPFLFVYKEGDTLLPLEGLKVQIWEDDGPIFSNMLGDSVTDANGYFTKTINTCQALEGNELEIKVRIVAENEEYDIKGKTAIVYGLVSFKDTQPVDWAYNNGNVMSPLNFGQLMVYRGSFRAVHLAQMAYRYVNTNSGVTLENGLVIRAEVNVTSCRFIPNTYCGFPMIQAAQVATAAIIGSTVGVVYYLINRPEPNILLHHTGGTTENTPWHEFGHFVMWQLQGKCFTEPLSQTAPGHCFPCMSNPRLAWNEGWVQAFSMIVDNSNRNWDNESDYYGKRSLEHLVDDAGTASGQGFRSEYKVACAVFDLWDGADKFSNWTVPPTSNQYNDRNPTSIPHLWANDKEDKVSLSFEDICLAIIEGDNNAPNNQIESIQGFYKNIIRWRGCEDRAKIREVFDQNRVVGHVENFPNGNYDGFSGDEIQGIENYSYSGTLWSMLFEHERDIKSLYAFPYHDYNLATATQNGSTYLSDPIHISGGTSLFFNKNLPFKFQYGNYSTDRPASNSTMQADLCGELTVLVDDGGNVVIGDQAVAMHADVALNHGSTMILGGPNASNSGHLLINNHSRLKIESGANLILDVGAEIELAGNDAVLEIDGNLILKDNAVFTFTGSGHVVWGNSNAGPNITCGANTGIALQGSSKSDPILYVKPGAHIQPETSLAHLNLHDGTIRMGPGASISTADAAFILDNLHVALDGTVGKHNGIYVHGQAIHEIRDVEVSGAFKGITAYQMWNQGSILQLMNCEFHDCEVGLQVHTRGVNMISCDFQNNTIGYQQDAASVLSRVQMCSFENNEQGIEFKSTGGDLYFHASESDFNVYGLRFSGPGSLYSKCSSTSNNSEAGIVVAFGARLMLNDALYSAGSQHVSVGNKYSVAALFPRLIDLYFGKNDLVPNQLNANRDIYGYMALPGTTSATLKALRNHWNTTGSATGIAPSYNTDYLVANLNNGQLYPVYFDDTNPAAAPSCAYSNTGLPGSTLRSCGECGTITTKSFVDIPLDSAMRKAIGYLELVDSTQNDLTALELFEEIAGAFPNEPTEEEQYLNGLLMSLSKTAFNGACASGKISTLESINSISNDSNIIAIQTILSAQLYDDAVSTFLQSLDEAMFKHTQGFMDTTLTRLDSLISMSMSGFQSYLDYADCYVEAEANAMNLVFERDEFDSQVATCETNKWHESDLLNDGSLERFAASLENRITMLAYPSPANEVVWVNIQNADPNAIAALALWDAQGRNLQIPIRQQFGSATSPCFVLDTRMLSAGIYIIRFQSGDKSVSQKLIVN
- a CDS encoding SUMF1/EgtB/PvdO family nonheme iron enzyme — translated: MKKLLLLLPACLLLFAAKNLSKYPEFDAKKEMVALPSGIWMSKYEVSQARYKQFLAEIPQEKMLEMKPDSTVWLTTGFNDPYAKYYFQHYAFSTYPVVGISHAAANAFCDWMTVKYGKVLKMKTADGSVPSGYRFRLPTEAEWMAAAGGERHHGTSYPGGYHYPRDHRGRFIFNHKVGKGDFAGYAGGIGKDYEGYMITAPVDAYWADPSGFYNLTGNVAEMVAEFGVAKGGSWNHRSDDCTIESVNSYERPATWLGFRIVLEAIPASDTAS